The following proteins are encoded in a genomic region of Rhizobium sp. ZPR4:
- a CDS encoding DUF1700 domain-containing protein, with amino-acid sequence MTREAFLRTLRLGLAGLPPHEVDDIVADYAAHFAESEASGRSEEDVSAALGDPARIARELRADVGLRRFEAHWSVPNLLAAMMALAGLAIVDIFFLLPLLFAAMFVTLGLAVALVAVGVVGLKIIVTTVLFHIGLPSVGMLAHLLIGAGMVSCFVGGGALLLMGLSLGIRMLGQYARLHFRLAQVDDSRA; translated from the coding sequence ATGACCAGGGAAGCCTTTTTGCGCACGCTGAGATTGGGACTTGCAGGCCTGCCTCCTCACGAGGTCGATGATATCGTGGCCGACTACGCCGCTCACTTCGCCGAATCCGAGGCCTCCGGCCGAAGCGAGGAGGACGTTTCCGCCGCCCTGGGCGATCCTGCCAGGATCGCGCGGGAGCTGCGCGCGGATGTCGGGCTACGCCGCTTCGAGGCGCATTGGAGCGTGCCGAACCTGTTGGCCGCCATGATGGCGCTGGCCGGCCTTGCCATCGTCGATATCTTTTTCCTGCTGCCTCTGTTGTTTGCGGCGATGTTCGTCACGCTCGGCCTTGCGGTCGCTTTGGTGGCCGTCGGCGTCGTTGGCCTGAAGATCATCGTTACGACCGTGCTGTTCCATATCGGCTTGCCTTCCGTCGGCATGCTGGCCCACCTGCTTATCGGTGCCGGGATGGTGAGCTGCTTCGTGGGCGGCGGTGCATTGCTGCTGATGGGGCTGAGTTTGGGCATCCGCATGCTCGGGCAATATGCCCGCCTGCATTTTCGCCTGGCGCAAGTCGACGACAGTCGAGCTTGA
- a CDS encoding MFS transporter — MDAQSLATPSRATAIQQVWASPLYRGATLALFLSGLATSASLPQIVLFLVKELGASLPVAGLYYLTGLTAPIAGYLVGSYSDRSGRRLSLFRLCAIAGALGWAGIALSTKPWMPFVIGTVILGFSGSATSQLFTAIHDDLKAKGTGANDSVVAIIRMALTAGWVIGPFLGAWFAVEIGLRAMLWGTAICFLAQIIPLGAQQALAGPGRRADKKTDAVAPVSWSEMLPLLAFTGLYVLVYAGEPIKYGFLLLYMQDQLKLDPSIQGSVIGTQPFIELILMPFSVMLSRRIGILWMMCIAAICGVMANLCFAAWPTAMGMFAGQILMGGVWGLYMVLGLIVAQRLLPNAVATASAIFMSSSALASALGGGVGGIGVAYLGLPNVFYLPAAFSLAAAIGLAVMARSGAIK; from the coding sequence ATGGACGCGCAATCCTTGGCGACCCCCAGCAGAGCAACGGCAATCCAGCAGGTTTGGGCTTCTCCGCTTTATCGCGGCGCGACGCTTGCACTGTTTCTCTCCGGCCTTGCGACATCCGCTTCTTTGCCGCAGATCGTCCTCTTTCTTGTAAAGGAACTCGGGGCGTCCTTGCCTGTGGCAGGGCTCTATTATCTGACCGGTCTGACGGCGCCGATCGCCGGCTACCTCGTCGGCAGCTATTCCGACAGAAGCGGCAGGCGTCTAAGCCTTTTCCGGCTTTGCGCTATCGCCGGCGCTCTCGGCTGGGCGGGGATCGCCCTTTCCACCAAGCCATGGATGCCGTTCGTGATCGGCACCGTCATTCTAGGCTTTTCGGGATCGGCCACATCGCAGCTGTTCACTGCCATTCATGACGATCTCAAAGCGAAAGGAACCGGCGCTAACGATAGCGTGGTCGCGATCATCCGAATGGCCTTGACGGCCGGATGGGTCATCGGGCCGTTTCTCGGCGCCTGGTTTGCCGTTGAAATCGGGCTTCGCGCCATGCTTTGGGGAACCGCGATCTGTTTCCTCGCGCAGATCATTCCGCTTGGAGCCCAACAGGCGCTGGCTGGCCCGGGGCGGCGAGCCGATAAAAAGACCGATGCGGTCGCGCCGGTCAGCTGGAGCGAAATGCTGCCGCTCTTGGCCTTCACCGGTCTTTACGTTCTCGTTTATGCCGGCGAGCCGATCAAATACGGATTCCTGCTGCTCTACATGCAGGACCAGCTCAAGCTCGATCCCTCGATTCAAGGATCGGTGATCGGAACGCAGCCATTCATCGAGCTTATTCTGATGCCGTTCAGTGTCATGCTTTCACGACGGATCGGCATTCTATGGATGATGTGCATCGCCGCCATTTGCGGCGTCATGGCCAACCTCTGTTTTGCCGCCTGGCCGACGGCTATGGGCATGTTTGCCGGCCAGATCCTGATGGGCGGTGTCTGGGGGCTCTATATGGTCCTCGGGCTGATCGTTGCCCAAAGGCTGCTTCCGAATGCGGTTGCGACGGCTTCGGCGATCTTCATGAGTTCGTCTGCCCTTGCCAGTGCGCTTGGCGGCGGCGTTGGAGGTATCGGTGTTGCCTATCTCGGGCTTCCGAATGTTTTTTACCTTCCGGCGGCATTTTCTCTGGCAGCAGCGATCGGTCTCGCCGTGATGGCCCGCTCGGGCGCCATCAAATAG
- a CDS encoding FadR/GntR family transcriptional regulator: MRALIKMTLAETAVEAIRSEITSRRWLVGEKLPNEASLSSMLSVSRGTVREAVRVLVSQGYLETRQGSGTYVLSNTDVSLPLDMARRAGLRDQFEARLALEVEAARLAALRRSPEVVLQLRALLVARGNYAGDKAIFIERDLAFHKAVVAASQNRAMIEIYEFFSLSIAETIEATLGEDIPEPDMQAHIAIVDAIEAGNPEAADRAVRRFMAPIVATLDRLLMS; the protein is encoded by the coding sequence ATGCGCGCCCTGATCAAAATGACGCTTGCGGAGACGGCCGTTGAGGCAATTCGCAGCGAAATTACAAGCCGTCGCTGGCTCGTCGGCGAAAAGCTGCCGAACGAAGCCTCCCTCTCGTCCATGCTCTCCGTCAGCCGTGGCACGGTTCGCGAAGCAGTGAGGGTCCTTGTGTCTCAGGGCTATCTCGAGACGCGGCAGGGGTCAGGTACTTATGTTCTGTCGAACACGGATGTCAGCCTGCCGCTGGACATGGCGCGCCGTGCCGGATTGAGGGACCAGTTCGAGGCCCGGCTTGCCCTGGAGGTTGAGGCTGCACGGCTTGCAGCTCTTCGCCGCTCGCCGGAGGTCGTTCTGCAATTGCGTGCCCTGCTGGTTGCCCGGGGCAACTATGCCGGCGACAAGGCCATATTCATCGAGCGTGATCTTGCCTTCCACAAGGCTGTCGTCGCGGCTTCGCAGAACAGGGCCATGATCGAAATCTACGAGTTCTTCTCTCTCTCGATTGCCGAAACCATCGAAGCGACGCTCGGCGAGGACATTCCCGAGCCGGATATGCAGGCGCATATCGCCATTGTCGATGCCATCGAAGCCGGCAATCCCGAAGCGGCCGATAGAGCCGTGCGCCGCTTCATGGCCCCCATCGTTGCTACTCTTGATCGGTTGCTTATGTCATGA
- a CDS encoding DUF2807 domain-containing protein — MNGKLATVATTGLICAFVFLALGIGLSGPDWANAGHWWGGMQSSCGSAVSGGRQVILPFSSNGSLAIDIPASVQYQPGGKAEAVISGDPALLDHVRLQGGRLSLDCNPGWSSSKFEVSLSGPLVTDWKVRGSGDLALSELDQSDLRLSISGSGSVAATGSVKTVDLEVSGSGAARLKDLAAQSVKIRIRGSGDAQVAAAADADISISGSGNIELYGHPVLRRSEIRGSGRLVQVP, encoded by the coding sequence ATGAACGGGAAACTGGCGACTGTCGCGACGACCGGACTGATTTGTGCATTCGTCTTTCTTGCGCTCGGCATCGGGCTTTCCGGGCCGGATTGGGCAAACGCGGGACATTGGTGGGGTGGCATGCAATCCAGTTGCGGATCTGCGGTATCCGGCGGCCGCCAGGTTATCTTGCCTTTCAGCTCCAATGGCAGCCTGGCGATCGATATTCCGGCCTCTGTGCAGTATCAGCCGGGCGGAAAGGCGGAGGCCGTCATCAGCGGTGATCCAGCACTGCTCGATCATGTGCGGCTGCAGGGCGGCAGGCTGAGCCTGGATTGCAATCCAGGCTGGTCTAGCTCCAAATTCGAAGTCAGCCTGTCGGGGCCGCTTGTCACCGATTGGAAAGTACGCGGCAGCGGGGACCTCGCCCTGTCCGAACTCGACCAGTCCGATCTGCGTCTGAGCATATCGGGTAGCGGCAGCGTCGCCGCGACGGGCAGTGTAAAGACCGTCGATCTGGAGGTTTCCGGTTCGGGCGCCGCCCGTCTCAAGGATCTGGCCGCTCAATCCGTGAAGATCAGAATTCGCGGTAGCGGCGACGCGCAAGTTGCCGCCGCGGCGGATGCGGACATCTCGATCAGCGGCAGCGGCAATATCGAATTATACGGGCATCCGGTCCTGCGGCGTTCCGAAATCAGAGGCAGCGGCCGCCTCGTGCAGGTGCCGTAG
- a CDS encoding MFS transporter, whose translation MTMPSQNPASIELIDAEADEIPAPLPHGGKSPIGRFLLGASLVLIAFNLRPVFSSASALLPEIRTGLGVSAFGTSILTTLPVICMGLFSPLAPRLAQRVGTERVLLGVIFLLALGTALRGFSSISLLFLGTALAGACIAIGNVLLPGVVKRDFPDKAALMTGCYTMALCAGAASAAGFTLPVEHALGDSLGGALAVWALPAFAVGLLWLPQVIGARSQARRTGFRVTGLWRDRIAWQVTLFMGLQSALAYCVFGWLVPILRERGLDGVTAGVIVSASVMVQAAACLVAPHIAVKGKDQRAINVILCIIAVVALLGLLFAPLWTVWFWAVLQGIGQGGLIAVALTVIVLRSPDAHVAAHLSGMAQFVGYLLAAIGPLVVGMIHGWTGSFAWSSVLFLLLGLGAAINGWFAGHAITVNARTIETS comes from the coding sequence ATGACCATGCCCTCGCAAAATCCCGCTTCCATCGAATTGATCGATGCCGAGGCCGATGAGATTCCGGCACCGCTGCCGCATGGAGGCAAGTCGCCGATCGGCAGGTTTCTGCTGGGTGCAAGCCTTGTGCTCATCGCTTTCAATCTGCGACCGGTTTTTTCAAGCGCATCGGCGCTTTTGCCGGAGATACGGACCGGACTTGGCGTTTCCGCCTTCGGTACCAGTATTCTGACGACCTTGCCCGTCATCTGCATGGGATTGTTCTCGCCGCTCGCCCCAAGGCTCGCGCAGCGCGTGGGAACCGAGCGCGTTCTGCTCGGCGTCATTTTCCTGCTTGCGCTGGGCACGGCATTGCGTGGCTTTTCCTCGATTTCGCTGCTGTTCTTGGGCACCGCATTGGCCGGCGCCTGCATTGCTATCGGCAATGTACTCTTGCCGGGTGTGGTCAAGCGCGATTTTCCCGATAAGGCGGCGCTCATGACGGGTTGCTATACGATGGCGCTATGCGCGGGAGCTGCGAGTGCGGCCGGCTTTACGCTTCCTGTCGAACATGCTCTCGGTGACTCGCTCGGCGGCGCGCTTGCCGTCTGGGCCTTGCCTGCCTTTGCCGTCGGGCTTCTCTGGCTACCGCAGGTAATCGGAGCGCGCAGCCAGGCGCGGCGTACCGGCTTTCGTGTTACCGGTTTGTGGAGAGACCGCATCGCCTGGCAGGTGACGCTTTTCATGGGGCTGCAATCGGCGCTTGCCTATTGCGTCTTTGGCTGGCTGGTACCCATTCTGCGTGAACGTGGTCTCGACGGCGTGACGGCTGGCGTCATCGTATCTGCCTCGGTCATGGTGCAGGCGGCCGCCTGCTTGGTGGCGCCTCATATCGCCGTCAAGGGTAAGGATCAGCGCGCGATCAATGTCATCCTGTGCATAATTGCCGTCGTTGCCTTGCTGGGTCTGCTGTTTGCCCCGCTCTGGACTGTCTGGTTCTGGGCTGTGCTCCAGGGCATCGGGCAGGGCGGATTGATCGCGGTTGCGCTGACCGTCATCGTATTGCGTTCGCCCGATGCGCATGTCGCCGCGCATCTTTCCGGCATGGCGCAATTCGTGGGTTACCTGCTTGCCGCGATCGGCCCGCTCGTCGTCGGCATGATCCACGGTTGGACTGGAAGCTTTGCCTGGAGTTCCGTCCTATTCCTGCTGCTCGGTCTCGGTGCTGCGATCAACGGCTGGTTTGCCGGCCACGCGATCACCGTCAACGCCAGAACAATTGAGACCTCCTGA
- a CDS encoding ABC transporter ATP-binding protein, whose product MTNAAGDNKPLLSVADLTVRFGENRVVEGLSFSVEPGRTLAVVGESGSGKSVTSLSIMRLADMMGARFETGSILFNGKDLLKLPQKDMRAVRGKEIAMIFQEPMTSLNPVFTIGDQICEVLLLHEKIGKSAAIAEARRLLEMVRLPDTEALLKRFPHQLSGGMRQRVMIAMALACRPKLLIADEPTTALDVTIQAQILNIMRDLQKDLGMGMIFITHDMGVVAEMADDVVVMWKGKKVEEGPVREIFANPQHPYTKALLAAVPKLGSMTGQDFPKRMPLTVLDGGTPKVVGEERVQNTARYDQQPLLSVRDLFVRFDIKKNIFGQVTHRCSAVQKVAFDIHPGETLALVGESGSGKSTIGRTIQQLQKARSGEITFNGKSFAAMSALERFRLRRDVQYIFQDPFASLDPRKTVGFSIAEPINTHGIISGSKEVRRRVDELLERVGLTSAHADRYPHEFSGGQRQRVCIARALASDPKLIIADEALSALDVSIQAQIINLLMDLQAERELAYLFISHDMAVVEKISHRVAVLYLGQIMEIGSRRQVFETPMHAYTQRLISAVPIADPTQERKTALIEGEIPNPVRRVGDEPPILAHEEITSGHFIAKSA is encoded by the coding sequence ATGACGAATGCTGCAGGCGACAACAAACCGCTCCTGTCTGTAGCGGATCTGACCGTGCGGTTTGGCGAAAACCGCGTGGTCGAGGGGCTTTCCTTTTCGGTCGAACCAGGCAGAACCCTCGCGGTCGTCGGCGAATCCGGCTCCGGCAAATCCGTGACCTCGCTTTCGATCATGCGCCTTGCCGATATGATGGGTGCACGCTTCGAGACCGGCAGCATCCTCTTCAACGGCAAAGACCTGCTGAAGCTTCCGCAGAAGGACATGCGCGCAGTCCGCGGCAAGGAGATCGCCATGATCTTCCAGGAGCCGATGACCTCGCTCAACCCCGTCTTCACCATTGGCGACCAGATCTGCGAAGTCCTTCTTCTTCACGAGAAGATCGGCAAGTCCGCCGCCATCGCCGAGGCTCGACGCCTGCTGGAAATGGTGCGCCTGCCGGATACCGAGGCGCTCTTGAAGCGCTTTCCGCATCAGCTCTCCGGCGGCATGCGCCAGCGCGTCATGATCGCCATGGCGCTCGCCTGCCGCCCCAAGCTCCTGATTGCCGACGAACCGACGACAGCGCTTGACGTGACGATCCAGGCGCAGATCCTCAACATCATGCGGGACCTGCAGAAAGATCTCGGCATGGGCATGATCTTCATCACCCATGATATGGGTGTGGTTGCCGAAATGGCCGACGACGTGGTGGTCATGTGGAAAGGCAAGAAAGTCGAGGAAGGCCCGGTTCGCGAAATATTCGCCAATCCGCAGCACCCTTACACGAAGGCTCTCCTCGCGGCAGTTCCGAAGCTTGGCAGCATGACCGGCCAGGATTTTCCAAAGCGCATGCCCTTGACCGTACTCGACGGCGGCACGCCGAAAGTCGTCGGTGAAGAGCGGGTGCAGAATACCGCCCGCTATGACCAGCAGCCGCTTCTGTCCGTACGCGATCTCTTCGTACGCTTCGATATCAAAAAGAACATATTCGGCCAGGTCACCCATCGCTGCAGTGCCGTCCAGAAGGTCGCTTTTGATATTCATCCCGGCGAGACGCTGGCCCTCGTCGGCGAATCCGGTTCCGGCAAGTCGACCATCGGCCGCACCATCCAGCAATTGCAGAAGGCACGCTCCGGCGAAATCACCTTCAATGGTAAGAGCTTTGCCGCCATGTCGGCGCTGGAGCGTTTCCGCCTGCGCCGCGATGTGCAGTATATCTTCCAGGACCCCTTCGCTTCGCTCGACCCGCGCAAGACGGTCGGCTTCTCGATTGCCGAACCGATCAACACGCACGGCATTATTTCCGGATCGAAAGAGGTGCGCCGAAGGGTGGACGAGCTTCTGGAGCGCGTCGGTCTGACGTCTGCCCATGCCGATCGCTATCCGCATGAGTTTTCCGGCGGCCAGCGCCAGCGTGTCTGCATTGCCCGCGCGCTTGCCTCCGATCCGAAACTCATCATTGCCGATGAGGCGCTTTCCGCTCTAGACGTCTCGATCCAGGCCCAGATCATCAATCTCTTGATGGATCTGCAGGCGGAGCGCGAGCTCGCCTATCTGTTCATCAGCCATGACATGGCGGTGGTCGAAAAGATCAGCCATCGCGTCGCCGTGCTCTACCTCGGCCAGATCATGGAGATCGGCAGCCGCCGTCAGGTCTTCGAAACGCCGATGCACGCCTATACGCAGCGCCTGATCTCGGCCGTACCGATCGCCGATCCGACACAGGAGCGCAAAACCGCCCTCATCGAGGGAGAGATCCCCAATCCCGTCCGTCGCGTCGGCGATGAGCCGCCGATCCTGGCTCACGAGGAAATCACTTCAGGCCACTTCATCGCCAAGAGCGCCTGA
- a CDS encoding dienelactone hydrolase gives MIRFSLALAAALFLVASSGYAAGLKFIHISADADNPAIDAAMWSPCATPPTEVRIGALAVPATPDCPIAGEKLPLIIVSHGYGGWYLGHHDTAEALADAGFIVVAINHPHANHADMSQANGLGVLVERPADITRTVDFMLDAFPDATKINPQQIGFYGFSQGGYTGLVVAGANPDFSKLPPRCADPKAAGCPPAGHAQPPRRQPPPQSLTHDPRIKAVVVADPLSIVFPTADSVKDVKVPLQLWGSELGGGGGASPENVATLARLLPEKPDFRIVPNAVHLSFLTPCPELRPSSDACIDAPGFDRVAFHKQFNTAVVAFFREHLMKP, from the coding sequence ATGATCCGCTTCAGCCTTGCCCTCGCGGCCGCACTCTTTCTTGTCGCGTCATCGGGATATGCGGCAGGCTTGAAGTTCATTCACATCTCAGCCGATGCGGATAACCCGGCAATCGACGCTGCCATGTGGTCTCCTTGCGCAACCCCTCCGACAGAGGTGAGGATCGGAGCCCTGGCAGTTCCGGCAACGCCGGATTGCCCGATCGCGGGTGAGAAGTTGCCGCTCATCATCGTCTCGCATGGCTATGGCGGCTGGTATCTAGGCCATCACGATACCGCCGAAGCACTTGCCGACGCCGGCTTCATTGTCGTTGCCATCAATCATCCGCATGCCAATCATGCCGACATGAGCCAGGCAAACGGTCTTGGCGTATTGGTCGAGCGCCCTGCCGACATCACACGTACCGTCGACTTCATGCTTGACGCCTTTCCCGATGCCACAAAGATCAATCCGCAGCAAATTGGCTTCTATGGATTTTCCCAGGGCGGATATACCGGTCTCGTCGTTGCCGGAGCCAATCCGGATTTCAGCAAACTGCCGCCACGATGTGCAGATCCGAAGGCAGCCGGCTGCCCGCCAGCAGGCCATGCTCAGCCTCCCCGGCGGCAACCGCCACCGCAATCCTTAACCCATGATCCCCGCATCAAGGCAGTCGTTGTAGCCGACCCATTGAGCATCGTATTCCCGACCGCGGACAGCGTGAAAGATGTCAAGGTTCCGCTTCAGCTTTGGGGCTCAGAACTTGGAGGAGGTGGCGGAGCATCTCCCGAAAATGTCGCAACGCTTGCGCGCCTATTGCCAGAGAAGCCTGATTTCCGGATCGTCCCCAATGCCGTACATCTGTCGTTTCTGACACCTTGCCCGGAATTAAGGCCATCGTCCGATGCCTGCATTGACGCTCCGGGGTTCGATCGCGTCGCATTTCATAAGCAATTCAATACGGCAGTCGTTGCATTTTTCCGCGAACACCTGATGAAGCCGTAA
- a CDS encoding NUDIX domain-containing protein, whose amino-acid sequence MTKTIRIAAALVLRPDGKTLLVRKRGTTAFMQPGGKLEPQETPEMALIRELFEELGLTAETKDLTFLGGFQAAAANEPDHTVVADIFRLQVGNIAITAAAEIEEIRWVSPQDPGDITMAPLTEHHVLPFHRRQGTSAM is encoded by the coding sequence ATGACGAAAACGATACGTATTGCGGCGGCTCTGGTGTTGCGCCCGGATGGGAAGACTTTGCTCGTGCGCAAGCGCGGCACGACCGCCTTCATGCAACCCGGCGGCAAGCTGGAACCGCAGGAGACGCCAGAGATGGCACTCATCAGGGAACTCTTCGAAGAGCTGGGTCTTACGGCAGAGACTAAAGATCTGACTTTCCTCGGCGGTTTCCAGGCAGCAGCGGCCAACGAACCGGACCATACCGTCGTTGCGGATATATTCCGCCTACAAGTAGGTAATATTGCAATCACGGCAGCGGCAGAGATCGAGGAGATCCGCTGGGTATCACCACAAGATCCGGGAGATATCACCATGGCGCCGCTTACCGAGCATCATGTCCTGCCATTCCACCGGCGACAGGGCACATCCGCGATGTGA
- a CDS encoding MucR family transcriptional regulator, whose product MKKENTTSHERYIELTSKIVSAYVLRNATTPEDLPRLIMETYSALTGSQQPASSTAAVEKLLKPAVPIKKSITDDYLICLEDGGKYKSLKRHLNSKYGLTPEEYRRKWGLPADYPMVSASYAATRSTLAKKALLGHTKNVADISPAIEPPRRQRKAG is encoded by the coding sequence ATGAAGAAGGAAAATACTACCAGCCACGAAAGGTATATTGAGCTCACGAGCAAGATTGTGTCTGCCTACGTACTTCGCAATGCGACCACGCCGGAAGATTTGCCGAGGCTCATCATGGAGACTTATTCGGCATTGACAGGCTCTCAGCAGCCTGCGTCGTCAACGGCGGCAGTGGAAAAGCTGTTGAAGCCGGCCGTGCCGATCAAGAAATCCATAACCGACGACTATCTGATCTGCCTCGAAGATGGTGGAAAATACAAGTCGCTAAAGCGCCACCTGAACAGTAAATATGGTCTCACGCCCGAAGAATATCGAAGGAAATGGGGCCTGCCCGCGGATTATCCGATGGTTTCGGCCTCTTATGCGGCCACAAGATCGACCTTGGCAAAGAAGGCTCTCCTGGGCCATACGAAAAACGTAGCCGACATTTCTCCGGCGATCGAACCACCACGGCGCCAACGGAAAGCCGGTTAA
- a CDS encoding PadR family transcriptional regulator has protein sequence MTDSIQVQLRKGVLDLCVLAVLSRGESYGYEIASTLVAAVGMGEGTIYPLMRRMQNDGLVATRIVESSNGPPRKYYRLTPLGRSIFEAHRRDWRSLAGSVDKLLEDLP, from the coding sequence ATGACTGACTCGATCCAAGTTCAATTGCGAAAGGGCGTGCTCGATCTTTGCGTCCTGGCCGTGCTCTCGCGGGGCGAAAGCTACGGCTATGAAATTGCGAGCACGCTGGTTGCTGCGGTCGGCATGGGCGAAGGAACGATCTACCCGCTGATGCGCAGGATGCAGAATGACGGACTGGTTGCGACCCGCATCGTCGAGTCGAGCAACGGGCCGCCGCGTAAATATTATCGGCTCACGCCGCTCGGGCGTTCGATTTTCGAAGCGCATCGCCGCGACTGGCGCTCGCTGGCGGGCTCCGTCGACAAGCTACTCGAGGATTTGCCATGA
- a CDS encoding GntR family transcriptional regulator — translation MKQTNLASIEPTAVAETGQTLAELTAARIRERVISGTLSPGSHLSEAALCEELQVSRNTLREVFRLLTKEGVLRHEANRGVFVSTPSISTIMDIFHIRRLIECSALANAHHRHPSVDKMRAAIEAAVQHRDRGEWLEVGSADIAFHAAIVELADSPRLSAFYAQISLELRLVFGLIRDPEYLHAPYVGQNATILSHLEEGSPASAADALEKYLFQAERFILAAYSRAMPG, via the coding sequence ATGAAACAGACAAATCTTGCGAGCATCGAGCCGACAGCCGTCGCAGAGACGGGGCAGACCCTGGCGGAACTGACGGCTGCGCGCATCCGCGAGCGCGTGATCAGCGGTACGCTGTCGCCGGGCAGCCATTTGTCCGAGGCAGCTCTTTGCGAGGAGCTGCAGGTCTCGCGCAATACGCTGCGCGAAGTCTTCCGGCTGCTGACGAAAGAGGGCGTGCTGCGCCACGAAGCCAATCGCGGCGTCTTCGTTTCCACGCCGAGCATCTCGACGATCATGGATATCTTCCATATTCGCCGGCTGATCGAGTGTTCGGCGCTTGCCAATGCACATCACCGTCACCCGAGCGTCGACAAGATGCGCGCCGCCATCGAGGCTGCCGTCCAGCATCGTGATCGCGGCGAATGGCTGGAGGTCGGCAGCGCCGATATCGCCTTTCATGCCGCGATCGTCGAGCTTGCCGACAGTCCCAGGCTCTCTGCCTTCTATGCGCAGATCTCGCTGGAGCTGCGTCTCGTCTTTGGTCTGATCCGTGATCCCGAATATCTGCATGCACCCTATGTCGGTCAGAATGCCACCATTCTTTCGCATCTGGAGGAGGGATCGCCGGCGAGTGCTGCCGACGCTCTGGAGAAATACCTGTTCCAGGCCGAACGCTTCATCCTGGCTGCTTATTCGAGAGCGATGCCTGGCTGA